In a genomic window of Sulfurisphaera tokodaii str. 7:
- a CDS encoding tRNA (adenine-N1)-methyltransferase: MIKEEDVITLWIDTKRTYLVKVRKGKKVGSDKGALNLDSIIGLEYGVEVTLSTGNKAYILKPTLIDIYNGLRRPSQVLYPKDIAYMIYSSGIKPGDTVIEAGTGSGFLTISLAHYLGDNGKVITYDIRQDMQEIAKKNVEFLGFSNRVIFKLKDVREGFDETNVDAIFLDMPDPWNVVKFAYHALKPSGSIVIFVPTVNQIEKTGIALKNNGFIDIHAEELILREYQIKENAVRPKNIGVMHTGYIIRGRKSLKSSV; encoded by the coding sequence ATGATAAAAGAAGAGGATGTAATAACTCTTTGGATAGATACCAAAAGAACTTATTTAGTAAAAGTTAGAAAAGGAAAAAAAGTTGGAAGCGATAAAGGAGCATTAAACTTAGATAGCATAATAGGCTTAGAATATGGAGTTGAGGTTACATTATCAACTGGAAATAAAGCATATATACTAAAACCCACGTTAATTGATATTTATAACGGATTAAGAAGACCATCCCAGGTTCTTTACCCTAAAGATATTGCGTATATGATATATTCTTCTGGCATAAAACCTGGAGATACTGTAATTGAGGCTGGCACGGGTTCTGGTTTTTTAACTATATCTTTAGCTCATTATTTAGGAGATAATGGTAAAGTTATAACTTATGATATTAGACAAGATATGCAAGAAATAGCGAAAAAAAATGTTGAATTTTTAGGATTCTCAAACAGAGTTATATTTAAGTTAAAAGATGTTAGAGAAGGATTTGACGAAACTAATGTAGATGCAATATTTCTTGATATGCCAGATCCTTGGAATGTAGTAAAATTTGCATATCATGCCTTAAAACCGTCTGGTTCAATAGTTATTTTTGTTCCTACAGTAAATCAAATAGAAAAAACTGGTATAGCTTTGAAGAATAATGGTTTTATTGATATTCATGCTGAAGAACTCATTCTAAGAGAATATCAAATTAAAGAGAATGCTGTGAGACCAAAAAATATTGGAGTAATGCATACCGGTTATATCATTAGAGGAAGAAAATCATTAAAAAGTAGTGTTTAG
- a CDS encoding ribbon-helix-helix domain-containing protein translates to MRIITVKLPEQFLEAIDELINTGRYTSRSEVIRAALNEFIRKELWINDK, encoded by the coding sequence ATGAGAATAATAACTGTTAAACTACCAGAACAATTCTTAGAGGCAATAGATGAATTAATAAATACAGGAAGATACACATCAAGAAGTGAAGTTATAAGAGCAGCACTAAATGAGTTTATTAGGAAAGAACTATGGATAAATGATAAATGA
- a CDS encoding TrmB family transcriptional regulator, translated as MYKENKNVNMSQNIDDIVSKIGNIARAFGITRNELKLYFLLLLNGKMTAKELSDKINISYTKIYPILTKLEGRGWIRRIGKRPSYYVANPIREVWENVKKNISDALEKVERELILPISVLLSSQTSFYNIALVQQDNIAQTLKQILAENSSKYYVAISFKELISDDLIKILEANSYKYDVRVILTKNINIESNVLNIKYLDSMFGSGIITSNSIFLIIKTQGNMLLGMFSNHIYFVEIGKVYFEYLWEKADKSKE; from the coding sequence ATGTATAAGGAAAATAAAAATGTTAACATGTCTCAGAACATAGATGATATAGTTAGTAAAATTGGAAATATAGCAAGAGCCTTCGGAATAACCCGAAATGAATTGAAACTCTATTTTTTATTATTACTTAATGGAAAAATGACTGCTAAAGAATTATCCGATAAAATAAATATTTCCTATACTAAAATTTATCCAATTTTAACAAAACTTGAAGGAAGGGGATGGATTAGAAGAATAGGAAAGAGACCATCATATTATGTAGCTAATCCAATAAGAGAGGTATGGGAGAATGTTAAAAAGAATATTTCTGATGCATTAGAGAAAGTAGAAAGAGAATTAATCCTACCTATTTCTGTATTGCTTTCTTCTCAAACATCATTCTATAACATAGCATTAGTACAACAAGATAATATTGCACAGACTTTAAAGCAAATATTAGCTGAAAACTCAAGTAAATACTATGTTGCTATATCTTTTAAAGAACTAATTTCAGATGATTTAATTAAAATTTTAGAAGCAAATTCATATAAATATGATGTAAGAGTTATATTAACAAAAAATATTAATATAGAGAGTAATGTTCTTAACATAAAATATTTAGACTCAATGTTTGGAAGCGGTATTATAACTTCTAACTCTATATTTTTAATAATAAAAACTCAAGGAAATATGTTACTAGGTATGTTCTCAAATCATATTTATTTCGTAGAAATAGGTAAAGTTTATTTTGAGTATTTATGGGAAAAGGCTGATAAAAGTAAGGAATAA
- a CDS encoding 30S ribosomal protein S25e, translating to MGGASKKPISTVEKRMKKMAEEQQKKQQKRATTKTGKELTSKNVVIDNETLKKVQEELKKETIVTPYTLSTKLNVTISVAKKILEELERQGVVKIGTKDRRTAVYIAAS from the coding sequence ATGGGTGGTGCTAGTAAGAAACCTATATCTACTGTAGAAAAAAGAATGAAAAAGATGGCTGAAGAGCAGCAAAAGAAGCAACAAAAAAGAGCAACAACAAAGACAGGGAAAGAGTTAACTAGTAAGAACGTTGTGATTGATAATGAAACATTAAAGAAAGTGCAAGAAGAACTTAAAAAAGAGACCATAGTGACACCTTATACGTTATCAACTAAGTTAAATGTCACTATAAGTGTAGCAAAGAAAATTTTAGAAGAGCTTGAAAGGCAAGGCGTAGTAAAAATAGGGACTAAAGACAGAAGAACAGCTGTTTATATAGCTGCTTCATAA
- a CDS encoding carbon-nitrogen hydrolase family protein, with product MLIGLLHLRLKEMSKKYNIEKAKKLIKAAKDKGAKLVILPSLFPAGNIFEIYENDKKSKSIIKNLAEKIPGSVTDTLINLSMEGEIHLIAGPILEQAGPKIFLTTLIISPQGEILGKYRKIIVSEKDVRLGISAGKEPVYMSLDKRYGIISEDDIFSPEINRLLSLNNVAAIVGTVKAYPRNGYDIIKYMAIARTIENGLPYIIVGETIEDENGEIIGSSPTFVTSVNSLIYKQAEEEDTVVYVESTVLTQEAGRERIGSINNIDSVLQGFCKSIKKIKTNVGRKLEEQKEDEE from the coding sequence ATGCTAATAGGTTTACTTCATCTTAGATTGAAAGAAATGAGTAAGAAATATAACATAGAAAAAGCTAAAAAATTAATAAAGGCTGCAAAAGATAAGGGAGCAAAATTAGTTATCTTACCTTCATTATTCCCTGCAGGTAATATCTTTGAAATATACGAAAATGATAAGAAATCTAAAAGTATAATAAAAAATTTAGCTGAAAAAATACCTGGTAGTGTTACTGATACACTAATAAACCTATCAATGGAAGGAGAAATTCATTTAATTGCAGGCCCTATTCTTGAACAAGCAGGCCCTAAAATCTTCCTTACAACACTTATAATCTCACCTCAAGGAGAAATATTAGGAAAATATAGAAAAATTATTGTTTCAGAAAAAGATGTAAGATTAGGGATTTCAGCTGGCAAAGAACCCGTATATATGTCATTAGATAAAAGGTATGGAATAATATCTGAGGATGATATATTTTCCCCAGAAATTAATAGGCTGTTATCACTTAATAACGTTGCGGCAATAGTAGGTACAGTAAAAGCTTATCCTAGGAATGGTTATGATATAATTAAATATATGGCAATAGCAAGAACTATAGAAAATGGTCTTCCTTATATTATTGTGGGAGAAACAATAGAAGATGAAAACGGAGAAATAATAGGCTCATCTCCTACCTTTGTCACAAGTGTTAACTCTTTAATTTATAAACAAGCTGAAGAAGAAGATACAGTTGTTTATGTTGAATCTACAGTGTTAACCCAAGAAGCTGGGAGAGAAAGAATAGGTAGTATAAACAACATAGATTCTGTATTACAAGGGTTCTGTAAAAGTATAAAAAAGATTAAAACTAATGTAGGAAGAAAATTAGAAGAGCAAAAAGAAGACGAAGAATAA